A portion of the Bufo gargarizans isolate SCDJY-AF-19 chromosome 7, ASM1485885v1, whole genome shotgun sequence genome contains these proteins:
- the LOC122944217 gene encoding 2-lysophosphatidate phosphatase PLPPR4-like, whose product MISVKPQIQQRCYRVTSLQSYTKSFPSQHATLAAFAAVYISMYFNATLTDSSKLLKPLLVFSFIICGIICGLTRITQYKNHPIDVYSGFLLGGGIAIYLGLYAVGNFQPSEDNIPQKPPPPLREPLRSLTDLSQDTSRILPGKNGSSIDGISSHPSESILNRNNRETGSLTNIKRASTDVEVITPRSPMGKENMVTFSNTLPRVHTPSFEDPARRNATIHASMDSARSKQLLSQWKTKNESRKLSLQVIETETGLSPQRIIEMRSSSEPVRVGVNGDHIGSGNPYLKLQTGSVPGCNNTGIPGGPRVSIQSRPGSSQLVHIPEETHENIMTTSPKCSSARSKWLKVAEKSVACRSNSQPRIMQVIAMSKQQGMLQGSPKSSEGSTVSCTGSIRYKALTEHEPTNIVRIEAHPENNRPIIQMPLEGEGSGSWKWKAPEKGTLRQAYELNDLNRDSESCESLKDTFGTTERKRSNIDNDHLLHGITTIRVTPVEGSEIGSETVSISSSRDSTLRRKGNIILIPERSNSPESTRNIFYKGTSPTRTYKE is encoded by the exons ATGTATTTCAATGCAACACTTACAGATTCCTCTAAACTGCTGAAGCCATTGCTTGTGTTCTCTTTTATCATTTGTGGGATTATATGTGGACTTACTCGTATTACTCAGTACAAGAATCATCCAATAGATGTTTACAGCGGCTTTCTCCTAGGTGGAGGAATAGCTATCTATCTG GGTCTTTATGCTGTTGGAAACTTTCAACCCAGTGAAGACAATATTCCACAGAAGCCTCCTCCTCCGCTAAGGGAACCATTAAGGTCATTAACAGACCTTAGTCAAGACACAAGCAGGATACTACCAGGGAAAAATGGCAGTAGCATTGATGGTATTTCTTCACATCCTTCTGAAAGTATCTTAAATAGAAATAACCGTGAAACAGGCTCTTTGACAAACATTAAAAGAGCAAGTACTGATGTAGAAGTTATAACCCCTAGAAGTCCCATGGGCAAGGAGAACATGGTCACTTTTAGCAATACTTTACCCAGAGTCCATACCCCATCATTTGAAGATCCAGCAAGGAGAAATGCAACTATCCATGCATCAATGGACTCTGCTCGTTCTAAACAACTGTTATCTCAATGGAAGACTAAAAATGAAAGTCGTAAACTTTCTTTGCAGGTCATTGAAACCGAAACTGGACTCTCGCCTCAAAGAATAATAGAAATGAGATCAAGCTCTGAGCCTGTGAGGGTCGGTGTTAATGGAGACCATATAGGATCAGGAAATCCATATCTTAAATTACAAACCGGCAGTGTACCAGGATGCAATAATACAGGTATTCCTGGTGGACCTAGAGTTTCTATACAATCACGCCCTGGCTCCTCTCAACTAGTACACATTCCCGAAGAAACCCATGAAAATATCATGACTACATCTCCCAAATGTAGTTCTGCCAGATCAAAGTGGCTGAAGGTGGCAGAGAAAAGTGTTGCTTGTCGTAGCAATAGTCAGCCAAGGATTATGCAAGTCATAGCTATGTCAAAACAGCAAGGAATGCTTCAAGGTAGCCCAAAAAGCTCAGAAGGTAGTACTGTCAGTTGTACTGGATCAATCAGGTACAAAGCCTTGACAGAACATGAACCAACAAATATTGTCCGGATTGAAGCCCATCCTGAAAATAATAGGCCAATTATTCAAATGCCCTTAGAGGGTGAAGGAAGCGGATCATGGAAATGGAAAGCTCCCGAGAAAGGAACTTTGCGTCAAGCTTATGAACTGAATGACCTCAACAGGGACTCTGAAAGTTGTGAGTCATTAAAAGACACTTTTGGCACCACTGAAAGGAAGAGGAGCAACATTGATAATGACCACCTTCTTCATGGAATAACCACAATACGGGTGACACCTGTAGAAGGGAGCGAAATTGGCTCAGAGACTGTATCCATATCATCAAGTCGTGACTCTACTCTAAGAAGAAAAGGAAACATCATTTTAATTCCTGAGAGGAGTAACAGCCCAGAAAGCACCCGAAACATCTTCTACAAAGGAACATCACCAACACGCACATACAAAGAATGA